One Mixta gaviniae genomic window carries:
- the serC gene encoding 3-phosphoserine/phosphohydroxythreonine transaminase, with translation MTQVYNFSSGPAMLPVEVLRRAEQELCNWNGLGTSVMEISHRSKEFIQVAEEAEKDLRDLLKIPDNYKVLFCHGGARAQFAAVPMNLLGAAKTADYIDGGYWAHSAIQEAKKYCAPNSIDVKVERDGKRALLPMREWTLSDNAAYVHYCPNETIDGLAIDEQPDFGDKVVVADFSSTILSRPIDISRYGVIYAGAQKNIGPAGLTLVIVREDLLGHAQQALPSVLDYKTLADNDSMFNTPPTFAWYLSGLVFKWLKERGGVSEIDKINQAKADLLYGTIDRSDFYRNEVAVANRSRMNVPFQLADAALDALFLEESLAAGLHALKGHRVVGGMRASIYNAMPLEGVKALTDFMTDFERRHG, from the coding sequence ATGACGCAGGTTTATAATTTCAGCTCCGGTCCGGCAATGTTGCCGGTAGAAGTGCTTCGTCGTGCAGAGCAAGAGCTTTGCAACTGGAATGGACTTGGCACTTCCGTGATGGAGATCAGCCATCGCAGCAAGGAATTTATTCAGGTTGCAGAGGAAGCAGAAAAAGATTTACGCGATCTGCTGAAAATTCCCGACAACTATAAAGTTTTGTTCTGTCATGGTGGCGCGCGCGCGCAGTTTGCGGCGGTGCCGATGAATCTGTTGGGGGCGGCGAAAACCGCGGACTATATCGATGGCGGCTACTGGGCGCACAGCGCCATTCAGGAAGCGAAGAAATACTGCGCGCCGAATAGCATCGACGTGAAAGTCGAGCGGGACGGCAAGCGCGCGCTACTGCCGATGCGCGAGTGGACGCTCAGCGATAATGCCGCCTACGTGCATTATTGCCCGAATGAAACCATTGACGGCCTGGCCATCGATGAGCAACCCGATTTTGGCGATAAAGTCGTGGTCGCCGATTTCTCCTCCACCATTCTTTCCCGCCCGATCGATATCAGCCGCTACGGCGTCATCTACGCCGGCGCGCAGAAAAATATCGGCCCGGCAGGGCTGACGCTCGTCATTGTCCGCGAAGATCTGCTGGGCCACGCGCAGCAGGCGCTGCCTTCAGTGCTGGATTATAAAACGCTGGCCGATAACGATTCGATGTTCAATACGCCGCCTACTTTCGCCTGGTATCTTTCCGGCCTGGTGTTCAAATGGCTGAAAGAGCGCGGCGGCGTGAGTGAAATCGATAAAATTAATCAGGCGAAAGCGGATTTGCTGTATGGCACCATCGACCGCAGCGATTTTTACCGCAACGAGGTCGCCGTCGCGAACCGTTCGCGCATGAATGTGCCTTTCCAGCTGGCTGACGCCGCTCTCGACGCGCTGTTCCTGGAAGAGTCGCTCGCCGCCGGCCTGCATGCGCTGAAAGGGCACCGCGTGGTTGGCGGAATGCGTGCCTCCATCTATAACGCGATGCCGCTTGAAGGCGTTAAAGCGCTGACGGATTTCATGACTGATTTTGAACGTCGTCACGGCTGA
- the aroA gene encoding 3-phosphoshikimate 1-carboxyvinyltransferase has product MQESLTLQPIARVDGTVNLPGSKSVSNRALLLAALAQGTTRLTNLLDSDDVKHMLNALSALGIDYRLSSDRTVCEVVGNSGPLKAEGALELFLGNAGTAMRPLAAALCLADNDIVLTGEPRMKERPIGHLVDALRQGGARIDYLEQADYPPLRVRGGFAGGEVSVDGSVSSQFLTALLMAAPLAPQDTDIVIKGELVSKPYIDITLHLMQRFGVAVENHNYQRFTIRGQQSYVSPGDYLVEGDASSASYFLAAAAIKGGTVRVTGVGRNSVQGDIRFADVLENMGAKIVWGDDYIACTRDRLQAVDMDMNHIPDAAMTIATAALFAEGTTVLRNIYNWRVKETDRLSAMATELRKVGAEVEEGEDFIRITPPATLRSAHIGTYNDHRMAMCFSLVALSDTAITILDPKCTAKTFPDYFERLAAISTPA; this is encoded by the coding sequence ATGCAGGAATCCCTGACACTACAACCCATCGCTCGCGTTGACGGCACGGTTAACTTGCCCGGCTCGAAAAGCGTTTCTAACCGTGCTTTGCTTCTCGCGGCGCTGGCTCAGGGAACGACGCGGCTGACCAATCTGTTGGACAGCGATGACGTTAAACATATGCTTAATGCGCTTAGCGCGTTGGGGATTGATTACCGGCTCTCGTCAGATCGTACCGTTTGCGAAGTGGTCGGCAACAGCGGCCCATTAAAAGCCGAAGGTGCGCTGGAGTTGTTTCTCGGCAACGCCGGCACCGCCATGCGCCCTCTGGCGGCCGCGCTCTGCCTGGCGGACAACGATATTGTACTGACCGGCGAACCGCGCATGAAAGAGCGCCCGATCGGCCACCTGGTTGACGCTCTGCGCCAGGGCGGGGCGCGCATCGATTATCTGGAGCAGGCCGACTACCCGCCGTTACGCGTGCGCGGCGGTTTCGCGGGCGGCGAAGTGAGCGTCGACGGCAGCGTTTCAAGCCAGTTTTTAACCGCGCTGCTGATGGCTGCGCCGCTGGCGCCGCAGGATACTGATATCGTGATTAAAGGCGAGCTGGTGTCCAAACCTTATATCGATATCACCCTGCATTTGATGCAGCGGTTCGGCGTAGCGGTAGAGAATCATAACTATCAACGCTTCACTATCCGTGGTCAGCAAAGTTATGTTTCACCGGGCGACTATCTGGTGGAGGGCGATGCCTCTTCCGCCTCCTATTTTCTTGCCGCTGCGGCGATCAAGGGCGGTACGGTGCGCGTAACGGGCGTCGGCCGCAACAGCGTACAGGGCGATATCCGCTTCGCTGACGTTCTGGAGAATATGGGGGCGAAAATCGTGTGGGGCGACGATTACATCGCCTGTACGCGCGATCGGCTGCAGGCGGTGGATATGGATATGAACCATATCCCCGATGCGGCTATGACCATCGCCACCGCCGCGCTATTTGCCGAAGGTACGACGGTGCTGCGCAATATCTACAACTGGCGGGTCAAAGAGACCGATCGTCTCTCCGCGATGGCGACCGAACTGCGTAAAGTGGGCGCAGAGGTGGAAGAGGGCGAAGACTTTATCCGCATTACGCCGCCAGCAACGCTGCGCTCGGCTCATATCGGCACCTACAACGATCACCGCATGGCGATGTGTTTTTCGCTGGTGGCGCTGTCGGATACGGCGATCACTATTCTTGATCCGAAATGCACCGCCAAAACCTTCCCTGACTACTTCGAACGTCTGGCCGCCATCAGTACGCCTGCCTGA
- the cmk gene encoding (d)CMP kinase: MTATAPVITIDGPSGAGKGTLCKAMAEALQWHLLDSGAIYRVLALAALHHQVDIESEEALVPIAAHLDVRFVSTDGEMAVILEGEDVTGEIRTQDVSNTASKVAAFPRVREALLRRQRAFRDAPGLIADGRDMGTVVFPDAPVKIFLDASSEERAHRRMLQLQEKGFSVNFERLLAEIKERDERDRNRAIAPLVPAEDALVLDSTSMSIEQVIDTALSYARDKLALA, encoded by the coding sequence ATGACGGCAACAGCCCCGGTAATTACCATTGATGGACCAAGCGGCGCCGGCAAAGGCACGCTGTGTAAGGCTATGGCCGAAGCGCTGCAGTGGCACCTGCTTGATTCCGGCGCCATTTATCGCGTGCTTGCGCTGGCGGCGTTACACCATCAGGTAGATATCGAATCAGAAGAGGCGCTGGTGCCTATCGCCGCGCATTTGGATGTGCGCTTTGTTTCCACCGATGGAGAGATGGCGGTCATTCTTGAAGGCGAAGACGTTACCGGCGAGATTCGCACTCAGGATGTCAGCAATACGGCATCGAAAGTTGCCGCGTTCCCACGCGTGCGTGAAGCATTGCTGCGTCGTCAGCGCGCATTTCGCGATGCGCCAGGCCTGATTGCCGACGGCAGAGATATGGGAACCGTGGTTTTTCCGGACGCCCCGGTAAAGATTTTTCTCGACGCCAGCTCCGAAGAGCGGGCGCATCGCCGCATGCTACAGTTGCAGGAAAAGGGCTTTAGTGTTAACTTTGAACGCCTTTTAGCCGAGATAAAGGAGCGCGACGAGCGCGACCGTAACCGAGCTATTGCGCCGCTGGTACCAGCGGAAGATGCTTTAGTGCTGGATTCGACCAGCATGAGCATCGAACAGGTCATCGACACCGCGCTGAGCTATGCCCGCGATAAGCTGGCATTAGCCTGA
- the rpsA gene encoding 30S ribosomal protein S1, producing MTESFAQLFEESLKEIETRPGSIVRGVVVAIDKDIVLVDAGLKSESAIPAEQFKNAQGEIEIQVGDEVDVALDAVEDGFGETLLSREKAKRHEAWLMLEKAYEEAATVTGVINGKVKGGFTVELNGIRAFLPGSLVDVRPVRDTLHLEGKELEFKVIKLDQKRNNVVVSRRAVIESENSAERDQLLENLQEGMEVKGIVKNLTDYGAFVDLGGVDGLLHITDMAWKRVKHPSEIVNVGDEITVKVLKFDRERTRVSLGLKQLGEDPWVAIAKRYPEGTRLTGRVTNLTDYGCFVEIEEGVEGLVHVSEMDWTNKNIHPSKVVNVGDVVEVMVLDIDEERRRISLGLKQCKANPWQQFAETHNKGDRVEGKIKSITDFGIFIGLEGGIDGLVHLSDISWNATGEEAVREYKKGDEIAAVVLQVDAERERISLGVKQLAEDPFNNYISLNKKGAIVTGKVTAVDAKGATVELADGVEGYLRASEASRDRIEDATQVLNVGDEVEAKFTGVDRKNRVVSLSVRAKDEADEKDAIASVNNKQEESNFSNAMAEAFKAAKGE from the coding sequence ATGACTGAATCTTTTGCTCAACTATTTGAAGAGTCCCTGAAAGAAATCGAAACCCGCCCGGGTTCCATCGTTCGTGGTGTTGTTGTTGCTATCGACAAAGATATCGTACTGGTTGACGCCGGTCTGAAATCTGAGTCCGCCATTCCGGCTGAGCAGTTCAAGAACGCCCAGGGCGAAATTGAAATCCAGGTTGGTGACGAAGTTGACGTTGCTCTGGATGCAGTAGAAGACGGCTTCGGTGAAACCCTGCTGTCTCGTGAGAAAGCGAAGCGTCACGAAGCATGGCTGATGCTGGAAAAAGCTTACGAAGAAGCTGCAACTGTAACTGGCGTGATCAACGGCAAAGTCAAGGGCGGCTTCACTGTTGAGCTGAACGGTATTCGTGCGTTCCTGCCAGGTTCACTGGTTGACGTGCGTCCGGTGCGCGATACGCTGCACCTGGAAGGCAAAGAGCTTGAGTTCAAAGTAATCAAGCTGGATCAGAAGCGCAACAACGTTGTTGTTTCTCGTCGTGCCGTTATCGAATCCGAAAACAGCGCAGAACGCGATCAGCTGCTGGAAAACCTGCAGGAAGGCATGGAAGTCAAAGGTATCGTTAAGAACCTCACTGACTACGGCGCATTCGTCGATCTGGGCGGCGTTGACGGCCTGCTGCACATCACCGACATGGCATGGAAACGCGTTAAGCATCCGAGCGAAATCGTCAACGTGGGCGACGAAATCACTGTTAAAGTGCTGAAGTTCGACCGCGAGCGTACCCGTGTATCTCTGGGCCTGAAACAGCTGGGCGAAGATCCGTGGGTAGCTATCGCTAAACGTTATCCGGAAGGCACCCGCCTGACCGGTCGCGTAACCAACCTGACTGACTACGGCTGCTTCGTGGAAATCGAAGAAGGCGTTGAAGGTCTGGTACACGTGTCTGAAATGGACTGGACCAACAAAAACATCCACCCGTCTAAAGTTGTTAACGTTGGCGACGTGGTAGAAGTGATGGTTCTGGATATCGACGAAGAACGTCGTCGTATCTCCCTGGGCCTGAAACAGTGCAAAGCTAACCCGTGGCAGCAGTTCGCGGAAACCCATAACAAGGGCGACCGTGTTGAAGGTAAAATCAAGTCAATCACTGACTTCGGTATCTTCATCGGCCTGGAAGGCGGCATCGACGGTCTGGTTCACCTGTCTGACATCTCCTGGAACGCAACTGGTGAAGAAGCGGTCCGCGAGTATAAGAAAGGTGACGAAATCGCGGCAGTGGTTCTGCAGGTTGACGCAGAGCGCGAGCGTATCTCCCTGGGCGTTAAGCAGCTGGCAGAAGACCCGTTCAACAACTACATCTCTCTGAACAAGAAAGGTGCGATTGTGACTGGTAAAGTGACTGCAGTTGACGCTAAAGGTGCTACAGTTGAATTAGCAGACGGCGTTGAAGGCTACCTGCGCGCTTCTGAAGCTTCACGCGACCGCATTGAAGACGCTACTCAGGTACTGAACGTTGGCGACGAAGTTGAAGCCAAATTCACCGGCGTTGACCGCAAAAACCGCGTTGTAAGCCTGTCTGTACGTGCTAAAGACGAAGCTGACGAGAAAGACGCTATCGCTTCTGTTAACAACAAACAGGAAGAAAGCAACTTCTCTAACGCTATGGCTGAAGCATTCAAAGCGGCTAAAGGCGAGTAA
- the ihfB gene encoding integration host factor subunit beta, which produces MTKSELIERLAAQQTHIPAKAVEDAVKEMLEHMATTLAQGERIEIRGFGSFSLHYRAPRVGRNPKTGDKVELEGKYVPHFKPGKELRDRANIYG; this is translated from the coding sequence ATGACCAAGTCAGAACTTATCGAAAGACTTGCGGCCCAGCAAACTCATATCCCGGCGAAAGCCGTAGAGGATGCGGTAAAAGAGATGCTTGAGCATATGGCCACAACGTTGGCTCAGGGCGAACGCATCGAAATCCGGGGGTTCGGCAGCTTCTCTTTGCATTATCGTGCGCCGCGCGTGGGTCGCAATCCGAAAACCGGTGATAAGGTGGAACTGGAAGGTAAATACGTTCCGCACTTTAAACCGGGTAAAGAGTTGCGCGATCGGGCGAACATTTACGGTTAA
- a CDS encoding ComEC family protein, with product MPYTLPTLAFMAAIAALPLLFLPHLPGLSILIPLLGGALALMALPVRSVRFIGLYGIFFVWAALAAQQALTPVAALSQTRIKVQAEIQQVMQEKERLLVRIREHDARRRFPPLYASIAMGKLRQPWCAGQRWEMTLRLRPVHARLNEGGFDAQRFALAGSMPLQGTLLAATPVKADCGWRHRLMSHAQAQYQHLPWRSVMTALLFGDRQALSAGTRSLLRDTGIAHLMAISGMHISLAASLGWLAARLLQFFLPAWRISYSLPLLFSLGVAAGYCWLSGSNPPAIRAMIALSAWALTRLQHINCSSWQIWLICVGSILFFDPITILSESFWLSIIAVAILLFWYQWFPLPARWRYRKRWMLLQLAHLQAGMILLLVPLQVFIFHGVSLTSLPANMLAIPVVTFITVPALLFALMMPTTWLAFPLWWLADRSLALLFYLLALLPQGWLPLGKAAVTSSLIVWLLFIAYRLGWWRRTPLALLVACCLPSLWQLSRNEPAWRLDMLDIGHGLALVISRNGHALIYDTGNRWPGGSAARQTVLPWLEWQGLTVDEVVVSHAHLDHIGGLEDIARAWPNARLRSALTLPGHHPCIRGTEWQWQGLAFTVLWPPAIGANGGNNDSCVLRIDDGRRKVLLTGDLEAEAERKLMRLDRAALKAEIIQVPHHGSKTSSSAPFLRNVGGSVALASVARYNAWRLPSAQVIERYRHSGYQWRDTARSGQLSVAFYPDGWQVKGLREQILPRWYHQWFGV from the coding sequence ATGCCCTATACCTTGCCCACACTGGCTTTTATGGCCGCCATCGCCGCGCTGCCCTTACTGTTTCTGCCTCATCTGCCGGGACTGTCGATCCTGATCCCGCTGCTGGGCGGGGCGCTGGCGCTGATGGCGCTACCGGTGCGAAGCGTACGTTTTATCGGCCTCTATGGCATCTTTTTCGTCTGGGCAGCGCTGGCGGCGCAGCAGGCGTTGACTCCCGTCGCCGCGCTCAGCCAGACAAGGATAAAGGTGCAGGCGGAAATCCAACAGGTGATGCAGGAAAAGGAACGGCTGCTCGTCAGGATCCGGGAGCATGATGCCCGGCGACGCTTTCCTCCACTTTACGCCAGCATTGCCATGGGCAAGCTGCGCCAGCCCTGGTGTGCCGGTCAGCGCTGGGAGATGACGCTGCGCTTAAGGCCGGTGCATGCCCGGCTTAATGAAGGCGGGTTTGATGCGCAGCGCTTCGCCCTGGCCGGCAGCATGCCGCTGCAGGGCACGCTGCTGGCGGCCACGCCGGTTAAGGCCGACTGCGGCTGGCGGCACCGCCTGATGTCTCATGCCCAGGCACAGTATCAGCATCTTCCCTGGCGCAGCGTAATGACCGCGTTGCTCTTTGGCGACAGGCAGGCGCTTAGCGCCGGGACGCGCAGCCTTCTGCGCGATACCGGCATCGCACATTTGATGGCGATTTCCGGCATGCATATCAGCCTCGCCGCCTCGCTGGGCTGGCTGGCGGCGCGCCTGCTGCAGTTTTTTCTGCCCGCATGGCGCATAAGCTATTCGCTGCCGTTGCTGTTTAGCCTGGGAGTGGCCGCCGGATATTGCTGGCTGTCAGGAAGCAATCCGCCCGCCATCAGGGCGATGATTGCGCTCTCCGCCTGGGCGCTGACCCGACTGCAGCACATTAACTGCAGTAGCTGGCAAATCTGGCTGATTTGCGTCGGCAGTATTCTGTTTTTCGACCCGATAACCATCCTCTCTGAGAGCTTCTGGCTCTCGATTATCGCCGTCGCCATACTGCTGTTCTGGTATCAGTGGTTTCCGTTGCCTGCGCGCTGGCGCTATCGCAAACGCTGGATGCTGCTGCAGCTGGCGCACCTGCAGGCGGGTATGATATTGCTGCTTGTGCCTCTCCAGGTGTTTATCTTTCATGGCGTCAGCCTGACGTCGTTGCCAGCGAACATGCTGGCAATCCCGGTAGTGACATTTATTACCGTGCCGGCACTGCTGTTCGCGTTGATGATGCCGACCACATGGCTGGCATTTCCGCTCTGGTGGCTGGCGGATCGTTCTCTGGCGCTGCTGTTTTATCTGCTCGCGCTGCTGCCACAAGGGTGGCTGCCGCTTGGCAAAGCGGCAGTGACCAGCAGCCTGATCGTATGGCTGTTGTTCATCGCTTATCGCCTGGGCTGGTGGCGACGTACACCGTTGGCGCTGCTGGTTGCCTGCTGCTTGCCTTCGCTGTGGCAGCTGAGCCGTAACGAACCGGCGTGGCGGCTGGATATGCTGGATATCGGTCATGGTCTGGCGCTGGTGATTTCGCGCAACGGGCACGCGCTGATCTACGACACCGGAAACCGCTGGCCCGGCGGCAGCGCCGCGCGGCAAACCGTGCTGCCCTGGCTGGAGTGGCAAGGGCTGACGGTGGATGAGGTGGTGGTCAGCCATGCGCATCTGGATCATATCGGCGGCCTGGAGGATATCGCGCGCGCCTGGCCGAACGCCAGACTGCGCAGCGCGCTCACGCTGCCAGGGCATCACCCCTGTATTCGCGGCACCGAATGGCAATGGCAGGGGTTGGCGTTTACCGTGCTGTGGCCGCCCGCGATCGGCGCCAACGGCGGTAATAACGATTCCTGCGTGCTGCGTATTGATGACGGGCGGCGAAAGGTTCTGCTTACCGGCGATCTGGAGGCAGAGGCGGAGAGAAAACTTATGCGGCTCGATCGCGCCGCGCTCAAGGCGGAGATTATCCAGGTGCCGCATCACGGCAGTAAGACCTCCTCCAGTGCGCCATTTCTGCGCAACGTTGGCGGCAGCGTAGCGTTAGCCTCGGTGGCGCGTTATAACGCCTGGCGGCTGCCCTCCGCGCAGGTGATTGAGCGCTACCGGCACAGCGGCTATCAGTGGCGTGATACCGCCCGTTCAGGGCAGCTTAGCGTGGCGTTTTATCCTGACGGATGGCAAGTCAAGGGGTTAAGAGAACAAATATTGCCCCGCTGGTATCATCAGTGGTTTGGCGTATAG
- the msbA gene encoding lipid A ABC transporter ATP-binding protein/permease MsbA codes for MHQDKDLSTWQTFRRLWPMIAPHKAGLIVAAVALIINAAGDTLMLSLLKPLLDEGFGKADKSVLIWMPLAVIGLMLVRGVTSYASSYCISWVSGNVVMNMRRRLFNHMMGMPVSFFDQQSTGTLLSRITYDSEQVASSSSSALVTVVREGASIIGLFIMMFYYSWQLSIILIVLAPVVSMAIRTVSKRFRSISKNMQNTMGQVTTSAEQMLKGHKEVLIFGGQDVEAQRFNKVSNRMRHQGMKLVSASSISDPIIQLIASLALAFVLYAASFPSVMDTLTAGTITVVFSSMIALMRPLKSLTNVNAQFQRGMAACQTLFSILDSEQEVDNGTRTIERAKGDIEFRNVTFTYPGRDIPALRDINLSIPAGKTVALVGRSGSGKSTIASLLTRFYDIQQGEILIDGHDLREYTLRSLRNQVALVSQNVHLFNDTIANNIAYARNDVYDRAQIEKAAEMAHAMDFIRKMENGLDTVIGENGVLLSGGQRQRIAIARALLRDSPILILDEATSALDTESERAIQSALDELQKNRTSLVIAHRLSTIEKADEIVVVEDGRIIERGTHDELIGQRGAYAQLHKMQFGQ; via the coding sequence ATGCATCAAGATAAAGATCTCTCAACATGGCAGACCTTTCGTCGCCTTTGGCCGATGATCGCACCGCATAAAGCGGGATTGATTGTGGCAGCCGTAGCGCTGATCATCAACGCGGCAGGCGACACCCTTATGCTGTCATTGCTGAAACCTTTACTGGATGAGGGGTTTGGGAAGGCTGATAAATCGGTATTAATATGGATGCCGCTGGCCGTGATTGGCCTGATGCTGGTGCGCGGTGTGACCAGTTACGCATCAAGCTACTGTATTTCGTGGGTCTCCGGCAACGTAGTGATGAATATGCGCCGCCGGCTGTTCAACCATATGATGGGGATGCCGGTCTCCTTCTTCGATCAGCAGTCCACCGGGACGCTGCTATCGCGCATTACCTATGATTCGGAGCAGGTCGCCTCTTCTTCTTCCAGCGCGCTGGTCACCGTCGTACGTGAAGGGGCATCGATTATCGGCCTGTTCATTATGATGTTTTACTACAGCTGGCAGCTCTCCATTATCCTGATCGTTCTGGCGCCGGTCGTTTCTATGGCCATCCGCACCGTCTCTAAACGTTTCCGCAGCATCAGTAAAAATATGCAGAATACGATGGGGCAGGTGACCACCAGCGCGGAGCAGATGCTGAAAGGGCACAAAGAGGTGCTGATTTTCGGCGGTCAGGACGTTGAAGCGCAGCGTTTCAACAAAGTCAGCAACCGTATGCGCCATCAGGGAATGAAGCTGGTCTCCGCCTCGTCTATCTCTGATCCCATTATTCAGCTGATTGCCTCGCTGGCGCTCGCTTTCGTACTGTATGCCGCCAGCTTCCCAAGCGTAATGGACACCCTGACCGCCGGCACCATCACCGTGGTCTTCTCCTCGATGATCGCGTTAATGCGCCCGCTGAAATCCCTGACTAACGTCAACGCGCAGTTCCAGCGCGGCATGGCCGCCTGCCAGACACTGTTCTCGATTCTCGACAGCGAGCAGGAAGTGGATAACGGCACGCGTACTATTGAACGCGCCAAAGGCGATATTGAGTTTCGCAACGTGACCTTTACCTATCCGGGACGCGATATTCCGGCGCTGCGCGATATCAATCTTTCCATTCCGGCCGGTAAAACCGTGGCGCTGGTCGGGCGCTCAGGCTCCGGCAAATCGACCATCGCCAGCCTGCTGACGCGTTTTTACGATATTCAGCAAGGCGAAATTTTGATCGATGGTCACGACCTGCGTGAATATACCCTGCGTTCATTGCGCAATCAGGTTGCGCTGGTTTCGCAGAACGTGCATCTGTTTAACGACACTATCGCTAACAACATCGCCTATGCACGCAACGACGTCTATGACCGCGCGCAGATTGAAAAAGCCGCTGAAATGGCCCATGCGATGGATTTCATTCGCAAGATGGAAAACGGCCTGGATACGGTGATCGGCGAAAACGGCGTGCTGCTGTCAGGTGGCCAGCGTCAGCGTATCGCTATCGCCCGCGCGCTGCTGCGCGATAGCCCGATTTTGATTCTTGATGAGGCGACCTCGGCGCTGGATACCGAATCGGAGCGCGCGATTCAGTCAGCGCTGGATGAACTGCAGAAAAACCGTACCTCGCTGGTGATTGCGCATCGCCTGTCAACCATCGAAAAAGCGGATGAAATCGTGGTAGTGGAAGATGGTCGCATTATCGAGCGCGGCACGCACGATGAACTGATCGGCCAGCGGGGCGCTTACGCTCAGCTGCATAAAATGCAGTTTGGGCAATGA
- the lpxK gene encoding tetraacyldisaccharide 4'-kinase, with product MIERIWSGRSPLYLLLLPLSLLYGAITALIRLSYRLGLRKAWRSPVPVVVVGNLTAGGNGKTPVVIWLVEQLQRQGLRVGVVSRGYGGKADRYPLLLTPETTTGQAGDEPVLIAQRTGAPVAVSPVRSEAVKALLAAHRLDLIITDDGLQHYALARDIEIVVVDGERRFGNGWWLPAGPMRERAGRLRQVDAVIVNGGEAGKGEIAMRLQPGAAINLKTGVSAPLSSLASVVAMAGIGHPPRFFATLRQHAVPVARAVPFADHQAYREADLLALTPEHEALLMTEKDAVKCRAFAHDNWWYLPVDAHLSAAAEPLLQKIAALGRN from the coding sequence ATGATTGAGCGCATCTGGAGCGGACGTTCGCCGCTCTATCTGCTACTGCTGCCGCTCAGCCTGCTGTATGGGGCGATCACCGCCCTGATCCGGCTCAGCTACCGTCTCGGCCTGCGTAAGGCCTGGCGGTCGCCGGTGCCGGTGGTAGTGGTGGGAAACCTGACGGCGGGCGGCAACGGCAAAACGCCGGTGGTTATCTGGCTGGTGGAACAGCTGCAGCGGCAGGGGCTGCGCGTTGGCGTCGTTTCGCGCGGCTACGGCGGCAAAGCGGATCGTTATCCTTTACTGCTTACGCCGGAGACCACAACCGGGCAGGCGGGCGACGAGCCGGTACTGATCGCGCAGCGTACCGGTGCGCCGGTGGCGGTATCGCCGGTGCGCAGCGAAGCGGTGAAAGCGCTGCTTGCCGCTCACCGGCTCGATCTGATTATCACCGACGATGGCCTGCAGCATTACGCGCTGGCGCGCGATATCGAAATCGTGGTGGTGGATGGCGAACGACGCTTCGGCAACGGCTGGTGGCTGCCGGCAGGGCCAATGCGGGAACGTGCCGGACGCCTGCGTCAGGTTGACGCGGTGATTGTGAACGGCGGGGAAGCCGGGAAAGGGGAGATCGCCATGCGCCTGCAGCCGGGCGCGGCGATAAACCTGAAAACCGGCGTCAGCGCGCCGCTCTCCTCGCTCGCATCCGTTGTGGCGATGGCGGGCATCGGGCATCCGCCGCGCTTTTTCGCCACGCTGCGTCAACATGCTGTGCCGGTGGCGCGTGCCGTGCCTTTCGCCGATCATCAGGCCTATCGCGAAGCCGATCTGCTGGCGCTGACGCCGGAGCATGAAGCGTTACTGATGACGGAAAAGGATGCGGTGAAGTGCCGCGCCTTCGCGCATGACAACTGGTGGTATTTGCCGGTGGATGCGCATCTCTCCGCCGCCGCCGAACCGCTACTGCAAAAAATCGCCGCGCTTGGCCGCAACTGA